In the genome of Sphingomonas alpina, the window CGCACCTTGCGCTGTGCGTTCAGGGCTTCGCGCAGGAACTGGACATTGGAGACGCCGGGGATCTCGACCGGGTATTGGAAACCGAGGAACAGGCCCGCGGCGGCACGCTCATGCGGCGCCATCTCCAGCAAATCCTCGCCGCCAAAGGTCACCGAGCCGTCGGTCACTTCATAGCCCGGGCGCCCGCCCAGCACATAGCCGAGCGTCGACTTGCCCGCGCCGTTCGGGCCCATGATCGCATGGACCTCGCCGGCATTGACGGTGAGCGAGAGGCCCTTGAGGATTTCCTTGCCGTCGATTTCGGCGTGGAGGTTTTCGATTTTGAGCATTACGTCATCACTTCGCATTGAAAGCTGGCGGAAGAAAATTCTCGAGCCCCTCCCCTTCAGGGGAGGGGTTGGGGTGGGGCCTATCCCAGCGCGGTGCGGACCGTTCAAGTGCGCTACGGATCAGCGCCGTGACGCCATCGAGATTGGTCATCACGTCCGCATTGGTCACCCGCAGGACATCGAAACCTTGCTCCGCAAGTGTATCGTCACGCAGCCGGTCTTTGACTGTATCGTGCGTGTCGCCATCCACCTCGACGATGAGCGCACGCTGCGGGCAAAGGAAGTCGGCGATGTAATAGCCGATGACTGACTGGCGGCGGAACTTGTGGCCTTCGAGCTGACTGTTCGACAGGATGCGCCAAAGCCGCTTTTCCGGTTCGGTTGGGTTGCGGCGCATGTCGGCGGCGCGTGCGTGCAATTCGGCGAGGCGATTTGCGGAGAGGCCCCACCCCTTACCCCTCCCCTGAAGGGGAGGGGAATTAGAGCGCTTCGCATCATCTTGCGGAGTCAAAATCACCCCACGCTCCCCTCGAGCGAGATCCCCAGCAGCTTTTGCGCCTCGACCGCGAATTCCATCGGCAGCTGCTGCAGCACTTCGCGCGCGAAGCCGTTGACGATCAGCGCGACCGCCGCCTCGCTGTCGAGCCCGCGCTGCATCGCGTAGAACATCTGATCGTCGCTGATCTTCGAGGTGGTCGCTTCATGCTCGATCTGCGCCGAGGGATTGCGCACCTCGATATAGGGCACGGTGTGAGCACCGCACTGGTCGCCGAGCAGCAGGGAATCGCACTGGGTGAAGTTGCGCACCCCTTCCGCGGTCGGCGCGACGCGGACCAGGCCGCGATAGGTATTGTCGGAACGGCCGGCGGAAATGCCCTTCGATACGATGGTCGAGCGGGTGTTCTTGCCGAGATGGATCATCTTGGTGCCGGTATCGGCCTGTTGCCGGTTGTTGGTCACCGCGACCGAATAGAATTCGCCGACGCTGTTCTCGCCAGCCAGCACGCAGCTGGGGTATTTCCAGGTGATCGCGCTGCCGGTCTCGACCTGAGTCCAGCTGACCTTGGAATTCTTCCCCTGGCAGAGCGCGCGCTTGGTGACGAAATTATAGATCCCGCCCTTGCCGTTCTCGTCGCCCGGATACCAGTTCTGCACGGTCGAATATTTGATCTCGGCATCGTCGAGCGCGATCAGTTCGACCACCGCCGCGTGAAGCTGGTTCTCGTCGCGCATCGGCGCGGTGCAGCCTTCGAGATAGGAAACGTACGAGCCCTTGTCGGCGATGATCAGCGTGCGCTCGAACTGGCCGGTATTCTCGGCGTTGATGCGGAAATAGGTGCTCAGCTCCATCGGGCAGCGCACGCCCTCCGGGATATAGACGAACGTCCCGTCGCTGAAGACCGCGCAGTTGAGCGCGGCGAAGTAATTGTCGTGCTGCGGCACGACCTTGCCGAGCCATTTGCGCACCAGATCCGGGTATTCGCGGATCGCTTCGCTGATCGAGCGGAAGATGACGCCGGCGCTTTCCAGCTCCGCACGGAAAGTCGTCGCGACCGAGACGCTGTCGAACACCGCGTCGACTGCAACCTTGCGCGCGCCCTCGACGCCGGCGAGCATCTTCTGCTCCTCGATCGGAATGCCGAGCTTTTCATAGACACGCAGGATTTCGGGATCGACCTCGTCCAGGCTGCCGAGCTTCGGCTTGGCCTTGGGCTCGGCATAATAATAGGCGTCCTGATAATCGATCGGCGGCACGTTGAGCTTGGCCCAGTCGGGCGGCGTCATGGTCAGCCACAGGCGGTATGCCTTGAGCCGCCAGTCGAGCATCCATTGCGGCTCATTCTTCTTGGCCGAGATGAAGCGGACCGTATCCTCGCTCAGACCCTTGGGCGCGAATTCCTGTTCGATGTCCGAATGGAAGCCCCATTCGTACGTCTTGTTGGCGGCGGCATGCGCTTCGGCGTTCTTGGGCATGTCCTTGGTGTCCAGGTCCTTGATGTCCATGTCAGTTCATCACCTCGGCGCCGAGCGCCATATCGACCCTGGTATCGGCCGGATTGTTCGGGAGCGGCAGGTTGGACAAAGTGGCGAGGCTGACGCCCGCCAATGCTCCGCGCACCGCACCGTTGACGGCATTCCAGTGCGGCTTCACCCGGCACACATTCTCATGCCCGCAATCATGGCGCCCGGTCTCGACGCAGGAGGTCATCGCGATCGGCCCTTCGACCGCCTCGATGATGTCGGCAAGGCTGATTGCCGCGGCCGGCCGTGCGAGACGGAAGCCGCCACCGGTGCCGCGCGCGCTCTCGATCAGACCCGCCGCCGACAGCCGGCTGACCAGTTTCTGCACGGTGGGGAGCGGCACGCCGGTCTCCTCGGCCAGCAGCGTCGCATTGAGCCGCGCCGCGCCGCCGCAATGGCGCGCGGTCGCGCTCATCATCACGACGGCATAATCGGCAAGGCTCGAAAGGCGCATGAATTCCTAATCGGATTGATTCGTTCCGATTGGGCATGTGGGGGCGCGGGCGCGGCGGGTCAACCTCAAATAGCCAAGATCCTCCCCGGTATGGGGGAGGATTCAGGTTCCGCTGATCAACGGGCTGACCTGCCCGTCCAGCGCGGTCCGCTGACGGATGGTCATGCGCTGCAGCACGCCCGGTTCCGCCTTGATCTGGCGCGGGGTCAGGCCGGTGAATTGCTTCACTTCGCGGATCAGGTGCGACTGGTCGTAAAAACCGCGGCCGATGACGTCGTCTACATCCTCGCCATCGGCGACCAGCGCGACCGCGGCCCGCAGCGCACGATATTTGCGCGCGAGCAGTTTCGGCGGGGAGCCATACATCGCGTTGCATTTGCGTTCGACCTGGCGCCGCGACAGGCCCGTCACCGCGACCAGATCGTCCATTTCGGGCGAAAGGCTCGCGGCGAGCCAGCCATCGACCTGGCGCACGAAGTGGCAAGCCTGCTCGTCGCCCTCGCGCACCAGTTCGCGTACCAGTTCTTCGCCGATCGCGAACCGCGCGGCATTGTCGGACGCCTCGCGCAGCGCCGTCGCAGTCGCCTTCAACCGTGCCGCCCCGAACAGGCCGTTCGCGTCGATCGTGCGGTTCAGCACCGACGACGCCTCGCTGCCGATCATCGCCGCCCACCCCGCCGCGGTCACACCCATGCCGAACACCTCGACCGGGCCCATCACGCGAACCTGCATCGGGCCACTGGTCGGGCCAATGACATGGAAATCGGCCGGCGTCTGGACCGAGTCATCCGGAAATCGATATTCTGCGCCGCCCGGCGACAGGCGGAAACGGAGCTGCGCATGATCAGCGCGCTCGCTATCCTCGAACACGGGAACATCGGCCCGGAAATAATAGAAAAGCGTGATATATTCGGACAGGTCTGCGGCCGGGACCGCATAGTCCAGCTGAAAATCCGACAATGATTGCGCCCCTGTTCTTTTATAACCGACAGCCTATCGCTTCGGGACACAAAGAAAAGCGGCCCGGGCGGAGAACCGCCCGGGCCGTAAGTGAAAGAACCCCCTGTTGCGAAAGGGTTCCTTGGGTCGCACAAGCCTTTGAGCAAATCCCCCGCCGCTTGTATTGGACGAAACCGCCATATCGGTGAGAAAGCGTAACGAGATTTTTGACCGCGCGGCCCGCCGATGCCATGTCGCGCCGATGCTCTTTTCCCTGATCCGCCCGATTGTGTTCGCCCTTGATGCCGAACGTGCGCATGGCCTGACCATCGCCCTGCTCGCCGCCTGGGGCGGGCGTGGAGCCTCGCATCGCGCCGACCCGATCCTGCGCACAACTATTGCCGGGCTCGATTTCGCCAGCCCGGTCGGCCTGGCCGCCGGTGTCGACAAGGATGGCCGCGCGATCGACGGCTTTTTCGGGCTTGGCCTGGGCAGCGTGGAGATCGGTACGCTCACCCCGCTCCCGCAAGCCGGCAACCCGCGCCCGCGCATCTTCCGGCTGCGTGAGGACCGCGCGGTGATCAACCGGCTGGGGTTCAACAATGGCGGCATTGATGCCGCCCTGCCCCGCGCAAGCACCGCCCGGCGCAAGGGCGTGCTCGGCATCAATGTCGGCGCGAACAAGGATACTGCGGACCGGATCGCCGATTACCGCATCGGCGTCGAGCGCGCGGCGCAGGTTGCCGATTATGTCACGATCAACATCAGTTCCCCTAACACGCCGGGCCTGCGCGACCTGCAGCACGGATCGGCGCTGACCGAATTGCTCGCCGCCGCCGACGAAGCGCGGCGCATCCCGATCCAGCGACCGTCCTTGTTCCTGAAAGTCGCGCCGGATCTCAACGCGCGCGAGATCGACGGCATCGCCCGCGCCGCGATCGGCCATAATATCGATGCCCTGATCGTCAGCAACACGACCTTGTCGCGCCCCGGCCTCAAATCGGCAGGCGCGATCGAGACCGGCGGCCTGTCGGGCGCGCCACTCGCAACCCTGGCGCGCCAGCGACTCGGCGATTTCCGCAAGGCGACCGGCGCTGCATTACCGTTGATCTCGGTCGGCGGCATCGGCAGCGCGGAAGAAGCCTATGCCCGCATCCGTGCCGGCGCGAGCCTGGTGCAGCTCTATACCGCTCTGGTTTATGAAGGCCCCGGCTTGCCGCACCGCATCAATCAGGGGCTGGCCCGGCTGCTGCGCCGCGACGGCTTTGCCAATATTACGGATGCTGTCGGTATCGAGTGACGTAGCGTCTTGTTCGGCCCGAAAACCCCGCTACGCTTTTTACGCAATGAAAAGACTCATCCTCGCGCTCGCCCTGCTCGTTGGGCCAACCTCCGTCACAGCCCAGGGCATCGTTTCCTCCGCTGATCCGCGCGCCTCGGCCGCAGGGCAACAGATCTTGCGCGAGGGCGGCAGTGCCGCGGACGCGGCGATGGCGATGATGCTCGCGCTGACCGTGGTCGAACCGCAATCAAGCGGTATCGGCGGCGGCGGCTTCCTGCTCCATCATGATGGCAAGACCGGGAAGCTGGAGACGATCAACGGACGCGAAAAGGCGCCGATGGCCGCCACGCCCGGGCGCTTTCTCGATGAAGACGGCAAACCCCTGCCCTATTTCAGGGCCGTTCCCGGCGGGCTGTCGGTCGGCGTACCCGGCAATGTCCGGCTGCTGGCGATGACTCATGCGAAATGGGGCAAATTGCCGTGGAAGACGCTGTTCGCGCCGGCGATCAAGCTCGCCGAGGAGGGCTATCAGGTCACCAAGCCGATGGCCAATGGCATTGGTTTCGTCAGCCAATATTGGGGCAAGTTCCCCGACACCGCGAAACAATATCTCGACGCCGACGGCAAGCCGCTGACGATCGGCACGACGGTCAGAAACCCGAAGCTCGCCGCGATCTTGCGCAAGCTGGCGGATGAGGGACCGGACGCCTTCTACACCGGTGCCAATGCCGAAGAGATCGTCCGGGTTACGACTGGCGCATCGATGAACCCGAGCGACATGACGCTGGCCGATCTGGCCGGCTATCAGGCGCAGGAACGGCCGCCGGTGTGCGGCAAATACCGCAGCTATCGCATCTGCGGCATGGGCCCGCCCTCGTCGGGCGCAACCACGGTACTGCAGATCCTCGGCATGCTCGAGCGGTTCGACCTGAAGAAGCTCGGCAAGGAGTCGCCGGTCGCCTGGCATCTGATCGGCGAGGCGATGTTGCTCGCCTATGCCGATCGCGAGAAATATCTCGGCGATCCCGACTTTGTCGACGTCCCGGTCGCCGGGCTGATCGACCCGGCCTATATCAAGGCGCGCTCCAGGTTGATTTCGGCGAGCAAGTCGCTCGGCAGCTATGAAGCGGGCACGCCGCCCGGCGCCAAGCCGCGCACCGCCGCGGTCCAGAACGAGGTGCCGAGCACGACGCATTTCGTCGCGGTCGACCGCAATGGCGACGTCGTCAGCATGACGTCGACCGTCGAAGGGCCGTTCGGCAGCCAGCTGCTCGCCAATGGCTATGTCCTCAACAACGAACTTACCGACTTCACCATGGCGCCGGAAAAGGACGGCATGCCGGTCGCCAACCGGGTCGAGCCGGGCAAGCGTCCGCTCTCGTCGATGGCGCCGACGATCGTCTATGACGCAAAGGGCAAAGCGATCTTCACGGTCGGTGCGGCCGGCGGCAAGACGATCATCATGCAGGTGGCCAAGGCGCTGATCGCGCATCTCGACTGGAACAGAATCGGCGCGTGATGCGATCGGTGAGGGCCTGATCTATTTCAACGGTGATGCATTGGTGCTCGAAGAGGGCACCGGACGTGAAGCGATCAAGCCAGCGCTCGAAAAGCTCGGCCACAAGGTCAATATCGCCAAGCTCGGGCTGAAAGCCAATGCCGCCGAACTGACGACGTCGGGCTGGGTCGGTGCTGCCGACCCGCGCAGCGTCGGTGTGGCACTCGGCGAATAATTCGCGCAGCCAATTTCGCGCAGCCGAACACGGCGCGCGCTCAGGAGAGACAGATGCGGACCCTCGAGCATTTCCCCAACCTCGTCACCATGTTCTTCACGCGTGCGACGGAACAGGGCGACAAGCCTTTCCTGTGGCACAAGGAGGATGGTGGCTGGGCCTCGCTCAGCTGGCGCGAAGCTGCGGTCCAGGTCGCAAGCCTGGCGCGCGCGCTGAAGGCGATCGGGCTGGAGCGTGGCGACCGGGTAATGCTGGTATCGGAAAACCGCCCCGAATGGTGCCTGAGCGACCTGGCGATCATGGCGGCGGGATGCGTCACCGTGCCGACCTACGTCACCAATACCGAGCGCGACCACACGCATATCATCGAGAATAGCGGCGCCAAGGCGGTAATCGTCTCCACCGCCAAGCTCGCCAGAACGCTGCTCCCCGCCGCAGTTCGCGCGACGGCCGCCAAGATCGTCATCGGCATCGAGGATATCCGCGTCGCCCAGTCCGGCGCGCTCGAATTCCATAGCTGGTCCAGGCTGATCGCCGATCATGCCGCCGATCCGAAACAGGTCGCGGCCGAAGCGAATTTCAAGCGCGAGGATCTCGCCTGCATCATCTACACCAGCGGCACCGGCGGCGCGCCGCGCGGCGTGATGCAGCATCACGGCGCGATCCTGCACAATGTGCAGGGCTGCACCACGATCATCTCGGAAGATTTCGGCTGGGACGAGGAAGTGTTCCTATCCTTCCTTCCGCTCAGCCATGCCTATGAGCATACCGGCGGCCAGCATTTCCCGATCGGGCTGGGCGCGCAGATCTATTATTCCGAAGGGCTCGACAAGCTCGCCTCCAATATCGAGGAGACGCGCCCAACGATCATGGTCGTCGTGCCGCGCCTGTTCGAGGTGCTGCGCACGCGCATCTCCAAGGCAATCGAGAAACAGGGCAAATTCTCCAACTATCTGCTCGACCGCGCGCTCGATGTCGGCACCAAATCCTATGAAGGACGGATGAGCCTGAAGGACCGGGCAATGGATCTGGTGGTCAAGGCGACGATCAAGCCCAAGATCGGCAAGCGCTTCGGCGGTCGGATGAAGGCGATGGTATCGGGCGGCGCGCCCTTGACGCCGGAGGTCGGCATCTTCTTCCAGTCATTGGGGCTGACCTTCCTGCAAGGCTATGGCCAGACCGAGGCCGCCCCGGTCATCTCCTGCAACCGCCCGAGTGCGGGACTGAAGATGGATACGGTCGGCCCGCCCTTGCCCGACACCGAGGTACGGATCGCCGAGGACGGCGAAATCCTGGTGCGTGGCGAGCTCGTCATGCACGGTTACTGGCGCAATGAGGTCGAGACGGCACGGGTGCTGAAGGATGGCTGGCTGCATACCGGCGATATCGGCCTGATCGACGAGAAGGGCCGGATCAAGATCACCGACCGCAAGAAGGACATCATCGTCAACGACAAGGGCGACAATGTCGCGCCGCAAAAGGTCGAAGGGATGCTCACGCTTCAACCGGAGATCGTCCAGGCGATGATCTTCGGCGACCGCAAGCCCTATATGGTCGCGGTCCTGGTGCCCGACCCCGAATGGACGCAGGAATGGTGCGCCAGGAACGGCGACAGCTGCCAGTTCGAAAAGCTGGTCGAAAATAGCAGCTATCGCACCGCGCTCAGCGCCGCGGTCGAGCGCGTCAACAAGGACCTGTCGGTGATCGAGCGGGTGCGTCGCTATGTGATCGCCGACGGGCCGTTCACGATCGAGAATGAGCAGCTCACGCCGTCGCTGAAGATCCGACGGCACGTGCTGAAGGAAGTGTACGGGCCGAGGCTGGATGCTTTGTACAAGGGATGACCCACCCATCTCCCGGCCGAGCCGGGAGAGGGTGTTGAATTATCGTCCCACCACCACCGGTTTCTTCTTGACCATGGCCGGCTTGACCTCCGGCGCGGTCACGGCCGTCACAGTCGGTTTCAGCACCAGCGGCTGGCCGGCCAGCGCCTTTGGCACGACTGCCATCGTCCAGTCCTTGCCGGGCTGCAGATATTTCTGCGCGGTTGCCTGCACATCGGCCGAGGTCACCCGCGCCAGGTCGCTGAACAGCCCGCGCAGCGCCGCGATGCGACGCTCATCATACATCGAGCCGGCAAGATAGTTCATCCAGAACTGGTTGCCGGTCGACGAGCGCAAGATCGACTGCTTCATCGGCGTCAGGATGCGCTGCAGTTCGTCGTCGCTGATCGGATTGGCGACCAGATCAGCAGCGATCTCGCGCGACATCTTGAAGAACAGGGCGACATTGTCCGGCGCGACCTGACCGATCGCGAACAGGCGGCCGCCGCTGCTCATGCCCACCGGCCACTGGCTCTGCACCGACGGCGAATAGCTTGCCCCGGCTTCGGAGCGCAGCCGGTCGAACAGCCGATCGCTCATGATTGCAGCGAGCACGTCGAGATAGCGGCTCTCGGTGACCTGCTCGATCCCGCCGCCGGTCGGCCAGACGATCACCGCCGCCGCCTGATTCTCGGGCCCGCCATGAGTCTTGATCAATGGCGTCACATTATGCGCCGGGAAGCGCACTGCCGGCGCCGGGATCGTCGAGGCGGTACGTGGCGGCAAGGCGCCAATGCTCTGGGCGACCGCCTTGATCGCCGCGTCCGCATTGATGTCGCCGAATACCTGAACCTCGATCGGGCCGGTCGCGAGCAAGGGCTCCCATAATTTGCGCACGTCCGCTGCGGTGGTCGACGTGACTTCCTCGCGCGTCGGGGTGCCCCAGCGCGGATCGCCGTCATGGAGCAACCCTTCCAGGTCGCGTGACAGCACGCCGTCGGGTGATGCGTCGAAGCCGTTATAGCCGGCAAGGACCAGGGACTTGGCTCGTGCGACCGGGTTGGGATCCCAACCCGGCGCCGCCATCCGCGCCGCCATCAGCCGCAACTGATCGGCCAGATCCGTCGGTGAGGTCATCGAATCGTAGCTGAACGCATCGTCGTCGATATCGAAATCGAGCCCGATGCGGCGCCCCGCGGTGAGCTGCTCGATATCGCCTTGCTTGAGCGTTCCGATGCCCCCGGCGACGAGCGCCAGTTCACCGGCCCAGGCCGGCGACTCGCGGTCGGCAGGCAGGGCGTTATAGCCGCCACCGAACCGCACCCGGACATAGACACGGGTCGATTCGGAGGGACTGGTCCGC includes:
- a CDS encoding endonuclease domain-containing protein; protein product: MRRNPTEPEKRLWRILSNSQLEGHKFRRQSVIGYYIADFLCPQRALIVEVDGDTHDTVKDRLRDDTLAEQGFDVLRVTNADVMTNLDGVTALIRSALERSAPRWDRPHPNPSPEGEGLENFLPPAFNAK
- the sufB gene encoding Fe-S cluster assembly protein SufB; translation: MDIKDLDTKDMPKNAEAHAAANKTYEWGFHSDIEQEFAPKGLSEDTVRFISAKKNEPQWMLDWRLKAYRLWLTMTPPDWAKLNVPPIDYQDAYYYAEPKAKPKLGSLDEVDPEILRVYEKLGIPIEEQKMLAGVEGARKVAVDAVFDSVSVATTFRAELESAGVIFRSISEAIREYPDLVRKWLGKVVPQHDNYFAALNCAVFSDGTFVYIPEGVRCPMELSTYFRINAENTGQFERTLIIADKGSYVSYLEGCTAPMRDENQLHAAVVELIALDDAEIKYSTVQNWYPGDENGKGGIYNFVTKRALCQGKNSKVSWTQVETGSAITWKYPSCVLAGENSVGEFYSVAVTNNRQQADTGTKMIHLGKNTRSTIVSKGISAGRSDNTYRGLVRVAPTAEGVRNFTQCDSLLLGDQCGAHTVPYIEVRNPSAQIEHEATTSKISDDQMFYAMQRGLDSEAAVALIVNGFAREVLQQLPMEFAVEAQKLLGISLEGSVG
- a CDS encoding SUF system Fe-S cluster assembly regulator gives rise to the protein MRLSSLADYAVVMMSATARHCGGAARLNATLLAEETGVPLPTVQKLVSRLSAAGLIESARGTGGGFRLARPAAAISLADIIEAVEGPIAMTSCVETGRHDCGHENVCRVKPHWNAVNGAVRGALAGVSLATLSNLPLPNNPADTRVDMALGAEVMN
- a CDS encoding helix-turn-helix domain-containing protein; the protein is MSDFQLDYAVPAADLSEYITLFYYFRADVPVFEDSERADHAQLRFRLSPGGAEYRFPDDSVQTPADFHVIGPTSGPMQVRVMGPVEVFGMGVTAAGWAAMIGSEASSVLNRTIDANGLFGAARLKATATALREASDNAARFAIGEELVRELVREGDEQACHFVRQVDGWLAASLSPEMDDLVAVTGLSRRQVERKCNAMYGSPPKLLARKYRALRAAVALVADGEDVDDVIGRGFYDQSHLIREVKQFTGLTPRQIKAEPGVLQRMTIRQRTALDGQVSPLISGT
- a CDS encoding quinone-dependent dihydroorotate dehydrogenase; this encodes MLFSLIRPIVFALDAERAHGLTIALLAAWGGRGASHRADPILRTTIAGLDFASPVGLAAGVDKDGRAIDGFFGLGLGSVEIGTLTPLPQAGNPRPRIFRLREDRAVINRLGFNNGGIDAALPRASTARRKGVLGINVGANKDTADRIADYRIGVERAAQVADYVTINISSPNTPGLRDLQHGSALTELLAAADEARRIPIQRPSLFLKVAPDLNAREIDGIARAAIGHNIDALIVSNTTLSRPGLKSAGAIETGGLSGAPLATLARQRLGDFRKATGAALPLISVGGIGSAEEAYARIRAGASLVQLYTALVYEGPGLPHRINQGLARLLRRDGFANITDAVGIE
- a CDS encoding AMP-dependent synthetase/ligase — translated: MRTLEHFPNLVTMFFTRATEQGDKPFLWHKEDGGWASLSWREAAVQVASLARALKAIGLERGDRVMLVSENRPEWCLSDLAIMAAGCVTVPTYVTNTERDHTHIIENSGAKAVIVSTAKLARTLLPAAVRATAAKIVIGIEDIRVAQSGALEFHSWSRLIADHAADPKQVAAEANFKREDLACIIYTSGTGGAPRGVMQHHGAILHNVQGCTTIISEDFGWDEEVFLSFLPLSHAYEHTGGQHFPIGLGAQIYYSEGLDKLASNIEETRPTIMVVVPRLFEVLRTRISKAIEKQGKFSNYLLDRALDVGTKSYEGRMSLKDRAMDLVVKATIKPKIGKRFGGRMKAMVSGGAPLTPEVGIFFQSLGLTFLQGYGQTEAAPVISCNRPSAGLKMDTVGPPLPDTEVRIAEDGEILVRGELVMHGYWRNEVETARVLKDGWLHTGDIGLIDEKGRIKITDRKKDIIVNDKGDNVAPQKVEGMLTLQPEIVQAMIFGDRKPYMVAVLVPDPEWTQEWCARNGDSCQFEKLVENSSYRTALSAAVERVNKDLSVIERVRRYVIADGPFTIENEQLTPSLKIRRHVLKEVYGPRLDALYKG